In Helianthus annuus cultivar XRQ/B chromosome 9, HanXRQr2.0-SUNRISE, whole genome shotgun sequence, the following are encoded in one genomic region:
- the LOC118482271 gene encoding uncharacterized protein LOC118482271 has translation MDVNKREMNTAGYQPKATQPSAGLKNVAFLASGGITPQASDLIYANASASASKAPQLVEKTITVDTQALKVSTENVALFNTFLSSYEALMSGELKKEMFTAEDMYQVDPDDMEEMDLKWQMAMITLRLKKFQDKTGKRLGLGKAGFDKSKLRCYNCKNLGHFKRDCPMLKEGNSEATPAAKQITAEENKSNASPSTPKALVVEDYDWSEEITEAKEQVNKALMAKISSESSAKHFEKQTTGIPTGNNDADQGLKGILPSVESGDKAEKDAEKGKDKVQATAMKADASKEKADKDLIPLSVKKMCAMMMETAEGQK, from the exons ATGGACGTAAACAAGAGAGAGATGAACACTGCTGGATATCAACCTAAAGCAACTCAACCTTCAGCAGGACTGAAGAATGTAGCGTTTCTCGCTTCAGGGGGCATTACTCCACAAGCTTCTGATCTAATTTATGCAAATGCTTCCGCAAGCGCATCTAAAGCCCCACAACTTGTTGAGAAAACGATCACTGTCGATACTCAAGCACTGAAAGTTTCAACCGAGAATGTGGCACTCTTCAACACTTTCCTAAGCAGCTATGAAGCCCTAATGTCTGGGGAATTGAAGAAGGAGATGTTTACTGCcgaagacatgtatcaggttgatccagatgatatggaagaaatggatctgaaatggcaaatggccatgatcactCTGAGATTGAAGAAGTTTCAAGACAAGACAGGCAAGCGATTAGGTCTTGGAAAAGCtggttttgacaagtctaagCTGAGGTGCTACAACTGTAAGAATCTTGGACACTTCAAGCGTGACTGTCCGATGTTGAAAGAGGGAAACAGTGAAGCTACTCCTGCTGCTAAACAGATCACTGCCGAAGAGAACAAAAGCAACGCTTCTCCCAGCACGCCAAAGGCTTTGGTTGTTGAAGACTATGACTGGAGCGAAGAGATCACTGAAGCTAAGGAACAAGTCAACAAAGCACTGATGGCCAAAATCTCTAGTGAATCATCTGCAAAGCACTTTGAGAAGCAGACAACGGGAATCCCAACTGGAAACAATGATGCTGACCAGGGATTGAAAGGTATTCTGCCTTCAGTGGAGTCTGGTGATAAAGCTGAAAAAGATGCTGAGAAAGGAAAGGATAAAGTTCAAGCTACAGCCATGAAAGCAGATGCATCAAAAGAGAAGGCTgacaaagacttg ATTCCATTgagtgtaaagaagatgtgtgcgatgatGATGGAGACTGCGGAGGGTCAAAAATAG
- the LOC110875085 gene encoding uncharacterized protein LOC110875085 → MRFIEKLSPEMSSSYSGLSSSVVKSATEEFLSDLTFFPIGSLSSIDTTRFVVIVGTIKSFASNNEWFYNACTNCNKKVSTVTVVKEKHDGTDGFEEVTVLECKTDICNTRTVSSIPRIRLYIRVQDCTGIVSLTLFEREVTKLLKVNANQLLDNNIELANEGSFPKELNSLLNMKFAFKIDVSSFNITKKSDGYSVSKMTDNPVVLSELDKHFDTIQPIDEEAVNVEPSDSNRNDDLPVKDSISQTGDDVTPCSNVFKVGFTTSFDQKDADFDTSSERDLKRNLDTVYDVDDVSSQSSSKSRKDGGVDAVLLIPKKEK, encoded by the exons ATGAG aTTTATCGAGAAACTTTCTCCCGAAATGTCTTCCAGTTATTCTGGCCTAAGTTCTTCTGTTGTGAAGTCTGCCACTGAAGAGTTCCTTTCTGACCTCACTTTTTTTCCCATTGGGTCGTTAAGCTCAATAGATACG ACGAGGTTTGTTGTGATTGTTGGCACTATCAAGAGTTTTGCATCGAATAATGAGTGGTTTTACAACGCGTGCACAAACTGCAACAAAAAGGTTTCAACCGTTACTGTTGTTAAAGAAAAGCATGATGGTACTGATGGTTTTGAAGAGGTTACTGTCTTGGAATGCAAGACTGATATTTGTAATACAAGGACCGTTTCATCAATTCCACG AATTAGGCTTTATATACGTGTCCAAGATTGCACTGGTATTGTGAGTCTAACATTGTTTGAGCGTGAGGTGACAAAGCTTTTGAAGGTTAATGCTAATCAGCTTTTAGACAACAACATTGAA tTAGCAAACGAAGGAAGCTTTCCAAAGGAGCTAAATTCATTACTCAATATGAAGTTTGCCTTCAAGATTGatgtttcttcttttaacatCACCAAGAAGTCTGATGGATACTCAGTCTCGAAGATGACTGATAACCCGGTTGTTTTGTCCGAGCTTGATAAACATTTTGACACTATTCAG CCTATTGATGAGGAAGCCGTCAATGTCGAACCATCCGATTCAAATCGTAATGATGATTTGCCTGTTAAG gATTCTATATCCCAAACGGGAGACGATGTAACCCCTTGCTCAAATGTgtttaaagttggctttacaacATCGTTTGATCAGAAGGATGCTGACTTTGATACGAGCAGCGAGCGTGACTTGAAGCGCAATTTGGATACCGTGTATGACGTGGATGATGTATCTTCGCAGTCTTCGTCGAAGTCGCGTAAAGATGGTGGTGTGGATGCAGTTCTTCTAATTCCAAAGAAAGAAAAGTAG